From the Methanoculleus caldifontis genome, the window TGGTTGAGGTTCGTGACGTTCGCCGAGAGGGCGGTCCCGATGTTGTTTAAGGCCTCCTTGAACCTGCTGAACTCTCCGGCCGCACGGATCTTCTCGTTGAACCGGACGGTGTAGTCCCTGGCGGCGTACGACTCCGCAAGCCTCATCCCCTCCTCAAGCGGCTCCACTACCGCCGCGAGGATCCCGTTCATCCCCTCGGCGAGCGTACGGATATCCCCCGTGTAGCGCTCCGTCTCGGTCCTGGCTTTCAGGTTCCCCTCCCTCGCCTCCGTAGCCACGCGGAGGATATCGGCGACGGCACGCCTCCTCTCGGTCACGTCGGGGAAGTACTCGATCGCCCCCACGACCCTTCCCCGTTCGTCGGTCAGCGGCGCGCCGGTGCAATCGATGATCCCGCCGCCGCAGGTGTTGTCGCAGCGGTGGACGGTGCGCCGCTCCATAGCGACCCTGCACGGACATTGCGGGGTCTTGCAGTTGCCGGTCCGGTAGAGGTCGTAGCACCGCTTCCCGAGGGCATCCTCCTTCCTCATCCCGAGAAGGGTCGCGGCCGCCTGGTTGATGTAGATGATCCTGTATTCGGTGTCGACCAGGTGCATGGGCAGTGCGATGGAGTCGAGCCCCTGGGCGAGAAGCCTGTACCGGGCGAGTTCATCCCCGGATCCTCCGGCATTCTCTGCCGGGCTATCTGATGGTGGTGTGACGCTCATCTCATTTCATCTCGTTCTCCGGCTCCCGTGCGGGCCGGTCGCCCGGCGGGGCCGGGCATCCCCCCTCCAGATAACCGGCCGGGTAAGGACCGTTTCGACAACCAGGCCCCTCATGCCGATTAATTGCAACGATATCGCGTTATCCGGAGGTATCTGATATATTCAGAATATGCAATATAATAATTTCCATTCAATATTAAACTTTAATTACCGTTTAAGTTAATAATAATGGATATTCGTTCTGTTTTTTGATAGAAATGGAAATTTGATCGCCTCGACAGGACCTTCATGGACCCACCCCGCCTGCCGGAGGAAAGAAATCCCGGCCCGTCGAACCACTCCTCCGGAAAGGATACCATGACCGAGATACTCGATCCCGTCTACTCCCCGGGAAGACCGGAGGAACTCGAACAGTTCGGCCTCGCAGTGGGGGCCCGGGTCCCGCTCTGCGACCTCAAGGCCCTGCAGGAGCGCCACGGGTTTGAGGCCGTCCTCTACTTCGACGAAGACCTCGCCCGAAACTCGACGCTCGGCGCCGACGCTCACGACTTCCGGATCGTCCCGGTCCAGGCCCGGCCGTTCATGCCGCTTACCGTGTTCCTGCAGGTTATGGCGGAGCACGACCCGGAGTTCGCGGACCGGGTGCAGAGCGAGCCCCGGCTGGTCGAGGTGCTCGAGGCCGGGACGATCGACCGCTGCTCCGGGTGCGTCCACTGTATAAAGCCCTACGTCAAGGGGCTGCTGCTGTAAGTCATACTCTGCAAACGGGGGCGAGTCAGAGCATCGCAGATGCGAACGTCCGGAGCCGCGAAGGCCCGAAGTTGGTGCAGCGGGTAGTTAATCTCTTTCGCGTTCTTCGCGCCTTCGCGTGAGACCGCATCGAATCGAAGACCTCCGGGTATTGAAGGGAGAGACGACGACGCGGCCCCAATGGAGGGGTTTATCCAGAGTTGTGGGCTTATCACCGCGCCGTCCCGCCGGGAGCCGTGAGTTGTCCGGTGCCGAGGCCGAACTCGGCGAGGGTCCGCCGGCAGGTGCAGTGGGCCCCCAGGTGGCAGACGGCCGCTCTCGCCACCTCGAACCGGAGGGGGAGAGCGAGGCCGGGAACAAGCTCGGGAAGGTCCCCGTAGCCGAGCGTGATGTGCGGGGAGTAATGCTCGTACGCGCCGGCCTTCCCGAACCGGGCAAGGCAGTCGACGGACGACGCGGAGACCTCGCCCGCGAACATGCCGGGCCCTGCCGGAGGTGCCGCATAGGGCTTTACGGCGTTCATCACGGTCTTGTGGAAGAGCTGAAGGATCTCAGCCCGGAAGACGTGGAAGACCGGGATGGTCCCTCCGGTGCCCGTGTGGTACTTCGCGACGGAATCGATGGTCACGGTCATCGGCGAGCAATGCCGGGTGATCCGGTCCACTCTCGCAACGACGTCGCGGATATCCTCACGCTTCACCGGGAGCATCGCGACCGTGATATGCGGGAGGCAGTCCTCGCGGTCGAGACGTATCCCCCCGTCATGGTTGCCGGCGAGCAGGGTCCGGTTGGCGTTGATCGCCATATCCATGACCGGGCCGGGCGGGAGGAGGACGATATCGAGAGCAACAGTATCGGGAAGTTCGTGCATGAAGGCCCGATCGGGCAGCAGAGGTAAAAAAGAGTTTTCCTCCGGAGGCCGGCAGCCTCCGTCGTGACCCCGCCGGAACAGTGCCGGGCTCCGTTCACCACCTCACGCCGAAGACCGGTTCCTCTTCGACGATGTTCGTGATTCTCCTGACGCTTGCCTCCATCGGGACGTCTTTTCCACTGCAAAGTCCCTGTTTGAGTTGTTCAAGGCCTTCGGCCACCGAATCGTCCTTCGAACGGACACCGTCCACCGTCACCCGGAACGTCAGCGTCACGAGCCATTGGGTCGTTTCCATCTCTTCCCCTCACAACGAGAGCGGAGTATGCCGCCCGGGGAAGATAAAGGCAGCTCACGATCGGACCCAAAACCCGCCGCGGTGTTGAGGAGGACAGGTTTCCGGAGGCGAAACGGCAAAAGGACCGGCAAACGAGAACGGAGAGACAGCACAGCGGCACGGGCCTCATCCGGATCGCGAGGACGTGTAGAGAAGGTATAGAGCGTTGCAAAAGGAATGGAGGCATATTTTCGACTGCTCATCCGGGTAACCCGTCCTGTACTGACTCGCCGTATCCCGCGCAGAGTATAATTTTGAGATGATAAAAATATTTTGAGCGGTGCCATGCCGTGCGCATCCGCGGAAGCGGTCGGGCGCAACGAATATATAGAAGCATAAGCGACTCCGGGGCTCCAGAGATCAGATCGAGGAGGGAAGAGACATGGTCCGGAGATCCGGGAGTATCGCAGGCGCTATCATCCTGCTCCTGCTGCTCGTCCCGGCGGCGGTTGCACAGGGCCCGACGGTGATGGTCTCCAACTACACCGTCACCCCTGCAGTCCTGATGCCCGGCGACGAAGGGACGATCACGGTGGTCCTCTCGAGCACCGCCCGGGTGGCTACGGGAGCGCCGTTCGAGATCCGGGTGGACCCCGGCACCGGCGGAGCGAACGCCACGCAGCCGGCCGCTCCGGAGAACGCCTATATCGAGAGCGTCCTCTTGAACGGCCAGGGAGTCGAGGTCCTGAGCGGCAGTTTCCAGGATATCGGCGAGATCGGCCCCGGCCAGTCCTTCCCGATCACCTTCCGGATCCGCGCCCCCGGAGAGGAGGGGATCTACTTCCCCCAGGTCTGGGTCAGGGTGCGGGATGCGACGGGCGTGCGCTACCCGGTCCCGGTGAACGTCAACTCCGCGCACGCCCTGACCAGGAGGCCCGCGCTCAGGGTGGAGAGGACCGTCCCGGCCTCGGTCGACCCCGGCGACCCCTTCAGCATCACGCTCACCATCGTGAACGAGGGCCAGGCGAGCGCAGGCGA encodes:
- a CDS encoding 2'-5' RNA ligase family protein; amino-acid sequence: MHELPDTVALDIVLLPPGPVMDMAINANRTLLAGNHDGGIRLDREDCLPHITVAMLPVKREDIRDVVARVDRITRHCSPMTVTIDSVAKYHTGTGGTIPVFHVFRAEILQLFHKTVMNAVKPYAAPPAGPGMFAGEVSASSVDCLARFGKAGAYEHYSPHITLGYGDLPELVPGLALPLRFEVARAAVCHLGAHCTCRRTLAEFGLGTGQLTAPGGTAR